The Naumovozyma castellii chromosome 4, complete genome genome contains a region encoding:
- the SOL3 gene encoding 6-phosphogluconolactonase SOL3 (ancestral locus Anc_5.78) → MVTVHKYTAEESLAHNLGQFILESQDKALKNHQKFNLAISGGSLNNVLHKAFIEDKVLASKVDWNSWAIYFVDERLVPLDDPDSNFGAFKKAVLDHLPANKAPKVYPIDEELVKKGVDSFAQVTMDYEKIIPKNFDLVLLGCGPDGHTCSLFPGPTHNYLLDEKHRRVMWCRDSPKPPSDRITVTLPVLGDAESICFVAEGASKQPIMHEIFDLKNTKLPSALVNHLYDAKVHWFVNDEAFTKVETTSF, encoded by the coding sequence aTGGTTACTGTTCACAAATACACTGCTGAAGAAAGCTTAGCCCACAACTTGGGtcaattcattttggaAAGTCAAGATAAAGCCTTGAAGAACCATCAGAAGTTCAACTTGGCAATTAGTGGTGGATCCCTAAATAATGTTTTGCATAAGGCGTTCATAGAAGATAAGGTGCTAGCTTCAAAAGTAGACTGGAACAGCTGGGCTATTTACTTTGTTGATGAAAGATTGGTGCCCTTAGATGATCCGGATAGTAATTTCGGTGCTTTCAAGAAAGCCGTATTGGACCATTTACCTGCAAATAAGGCTCCAAAGGTGTACCCAATCGATGAGGAACTAGTAAAGAAGGGGGTTGACTCATTTGCTCAAGTGACTATGGATTATGAAAAGATCATTCCaaaaaattttgatttgGTACTTTTGGGGTGCGGTCCAGATGGCCACACTTGTTCTTTATTCCCTGGCCCAACtcataattatttattagatgaaaAGCACCGTAGAGTTATGTGGTGTCGTGACTCTCCAAAGCCTCCTAGTGATAGAATTACTGTGACTTTGCCAGTCTTGGGAGACGCCGAATCTATTTGCTTTGTTGCTGAAGGGGCTTCCAAACAACCTATAATGCATGAAATTTTTGACTTAAAAAACACTAAATTGCCAAGTGCCTTAGTAAACCACTTGTACGATGCCAAAGTTCATTGGTTTGTTAACGATGAAGCATTTACCAAAGTGGAAACTACTTCATTTTAA
- the NCAS0D01440 gene encoding uncharacterized protein, translating into MDTIEIENVAPELVEYKESDYTLQVIPGFFQNQEVYIRDPLLMIHNRAQLNYLELSKNKTMNVKTRVQWKKKIQEMAKDFYQINQRLLPNTAKKPSLSAVANYFNMSRRTLNRHVKTVLPLVTPPKNGGMSLDGDALTISENSLLVIPGHFRNQPVYIPDPKMVYDEVSLNYSEVNKDKSLLSSEQLELKKNIIEMATTFWKVNQDLLPTNSKKPTISAVAKYFHIPRQTFDDHIKGFHRNSAIFGASSRPLLDNNELQLIKANLKMASNNGCPIPATEDDMKYRIERILEKKRRGLKEIEMVNELIDKWKEADKDSIQGENYKVYDSLEQLKRILISGISIQSLNFNPIEYLKLKRTFEHLNSIRSTYQNNLSGKPLNTVSKRTITRIRTKLGLSQQYINNNSTGDSNKRRLTKIGDIEKIEWLKSHVFFKEDFQKYGTNVWNCDILSFHIGNVGERFRSKQLREEFNKNVLTNDINEERTSSKETAGAKVEAKKIASEIASADPIVEEENTNTPIGPNLTAIDKLLLDEDVHNIAESHIEPSISDELSPELIELDGTNLDAQKLADNDESMTVAKETESAGINTENELGLEVENSNDEHENSPGPLMPDQLSLLYTISMNGEVLEPNVLLNGPKQNSEFGSIPSYLLHDWIITKGNEDRELNGMLLNYLEKCFHPQTVEILNSQGLNYNSTSRLLVLNSGIFEINDDIIRFLNDYNIDLLIIPMTSAGFLQPIDFGLYNILQSELRKTNRMWFNDHCLLPPGMTSMNNALRPGVMSMVQQLELLYGIHNRLPQRIVLFKEMIKQSFSRIIQFDENGNADRDKLAQFVDRCENAAKYTFMLNNDEEQSGNEEDDYSALNNDDKGKRNNKNKVRFHKVTFTDNGKEVNPSQDNTDYAVRLATIVKNNMSNNDGISPFLQNVDADALHRTED; encoded by the coding sequence ATGGACACTATTGAGATTGAAAATGTGGCCCCAGAGCTGGTGGAATACAAGGAATCGGATTACACATTGCAGGTTATTCCGGGATTTTTCCAGAACCAAGAGGTATACATAAGGGACCCATTGCTTATGATCCACAACAGAGCTCAATTGAATTACCTAGAACTCTCTAAAAATAAGACGATGAATGTGAAGACAAGAGTGcaatggaagaaaaaaatacaagaaaTGGCTAAGGATTTTTATCAGATTAACCAACGTTTGTTACCAAATACAGCAAAGAAACCATCGCTTTCAGCTGTTGCTAATTACTTTAATATGTCAAGAAGAACGTTGAATCGTCACGTCAAGACAGTTTTGCCTTTGGTGACTCCCCCAAAGAATGGGGGCATGTCCCTTGATGGTGATGCACTGACTATTTCTGAAAATAGCTTGCTTGTCATTCCAGGGCATTTTCGTAATCAACCAGTTTATATACCTGATCCAAAAATGGTTTATGACGAGGtatcattaaattattcTGAAGTTAATAAGGACAAGAGTCTTTTATCCAGTGAACaattagaattaaagaaaaacataATAGAAATGGCAACCACATTCTGGAAGGTTAACCAAGATCTTCTGCCGACGAACTCAAAGAAGCCTACAATATCAGCAGTGGCGAAATACTTTCATATCCCCAGACAAACATTCGATGATCATATAAAAGGATTCCATAGGAATAGTGCCATATTCGGTGCTTCATCCAGACCGCTGTTAGATAATAATGAGcttcaattaataaaagCAAACTTAAAAATGGCTTCTAATAATGGATGTCCCATCCCGGCAACAGAAGATGATATGAAGTACCGAATTGAACgaatattggaaaagaaaaggaggGGGTTGAAGGAAATCGAAATGGtaaatgaattgattgatAAATGGAAAGAAGCGGATAAAGATTCTATTCAAGGCGAAAATTATAAAGTTTACGACTCATTAGAACAATTAAAGAGGATTTTAATTTCAGGTATCTCTATCCAGTCATTGAACTTCAACCCCATTGAATATCTAAAATTAAAGAGGACGTTTGAGCACTTAAATAGCATAAGAAGTACCTACCAGAACAATTTAAGTGGGAAACCTTTGAATACCGTTAGTAAAAGAACAATTACAAGGATAAGAACTAAATTAGGACTTTCGCAACAAtatatcaataataattcaacGGGAGATTCTAATAAAAGGAGATTGACAAAGATTGGTGATATCGAGAAAATTGAATGGTTAAAATCACACgttttctttaaagaagattttcaaaaatatggTACTAATGTTTGGAATTGCGATATATTATCATTTCATATAGGGAATGTAGGTGAAAGATTCCGTTCAAAACAATTAAGAGAAGAGTTCAACAAAAATGTTCTTACAAATGATATAAACGAAGAAAGAACAAGCTCAAAGGAAACAGCTGGGGCTAAAGTGGAAGCCAAAAAGATAGCGTCAGAAATAGCAAGTGCTGATCCTATtgtagaagaagaaaatacaaACACACCTATAGGTCCAAATCTAACTGCTATTGATAAACTATTGTTAGACGAAGATGTGCATAATATAGCTGAGTCACATATAGAACCTTCAATCTCGGATGAATTATCTCCAGAGTTGATTGAATTGGATGGTACCAATCTTGACGCCCAAAAACTCGcagataatgatgaatctATGACGGTAGCTAAGGAAACAGAAAGTGCTGGTATTAATACGGAAAATGAACTAGGTTTAGAAGTAGAGAATTCAAATGATGAGCATGAGAACTCACCTGGTCCTCTAATGCCCGATCAACTTTCTTTGCTTTACACCATTTCAATGAATGGGGAAGTGTTAGAACCTAATGTCTTATTGAATGGTCCAAAACAAAATTCCGAATTTGGATCAATTCCGTCGTATCTTTTACATGATTGGATTATTACAAAAGGAAATGAAGATAGAGAGTTAAATGGAATGTTGCTAAACTATTTAGAGAAATGTTTCCATCCACAAACAGTTGAAATACTAAACAGTCAAGGATTGAATTACAATAGCACCAGTAGGCTATTAGTACTAAATTCGGGTATATTTGAGATAAATGATGACATAATTAGATTTCTCAATGATTATAACATTGATTTGTTAATTATACCAATGACCTCTGCAGGGTTTTTGCAACCTATTGATTTTGGCCTTTATAATATCCTCCAATCTGAACTAAGGAAAACTAACAGAATGTGGTTTAATGATCATTGTTTGCTTCCACCTGGAATGACATCTATGAATAACGCATTGCGGCCGGGTGTTATGTCAATGGTACAGCAACTAGAACTACTGTATGGTATACATAACCGGTTACCTCAAAGGATTGTATTATTTAAGGAAATGATTAAACAATCGTTTTCTCGTATTATCcaatttgatgaaaatggaaatgcTGATAGAGATAAGTTGGCTCAATTTGTAGATCGTTGTGAAAACGCTGCCAAATATACGTTCAtgttaaataatgatgaagaacaaagtggcaatgaagaagatgactATTCAGCTTTGAATAATGACGATAAGGGAAAGAGGAAcaataagaataaagtGAGGTTTCATAAAGTTACTTTTACTGATAATGGTAAGGAGGTTAACCCCTCACAAGATAATACAGATTATGCTGTTAGACTAGCTACCATTGTTAAGAACAATATGTCCAACAACGATGGTATAAGTCCCTTTCTTCAAAACGTTGATGCTGATGCACTCCATCGTACGGAAGACTGA
- the MPC2 gene encoding mitochondrial pyruvate carrier (ancestral locus Anc_5.83) — protein MSTINLAFRRFWQSETGPRTVHFWAPTLKWGLVVAGLSDVSRPVEKVSGAQNLSLLATALIWTRWSFVIKPRNILLASVNSFLGLTAGYHIVRIANHRIRNGDSMSQTFKYIIHGEHRRDASNLKDVQVITQ, from the coding sequence ATGTCCACTATAAATTTGGCTTTTAGGCGGTTTTGGCAAAGTGAAACGGGCCCAAGAACCGTTCACTTCTGGGCCCCAACTTTGAAATGGGGGTTGGTCGTCGCTGGGTTGAGTGACGTGAGCAGACCCGTTGAGAAAGTTTCAGGAGCCCAAAATCTATCATTGTTGGCAACAGCTCTTATCTGGACAAGATGGTCATTTGTCATAAAACCAAGAAATATCTTGTTAGCCTCTGTGAATTCGTTCTTAGGGTTGACTGCTGGATACCATATTGTAAGGATTGCCAACCATAGAATACGGAATGGGGACTCAATGTCCCAAACGTTCAAGTATATTATTCATGGTGAACATCGTAGGGATgcttccaatttgaaagatgtGCAAGTGATTACTCAGTGA
- the YAP1801 gene encoding Yap1801p (ancestral locus Anc_5.84), translated as MTTYFKLVKGATKIKLAPPKQKYIDPILLGTANPSEFNEIVRALGTRISDTAWTIVYKSVIVVHLLIREGDRNVALDYFADDLEFFNLTRKNINSGNASSNEVRALERYNNYLKVRCQEYGKIRKDYVQEGYSSLKLNNARDTRAINRAMDHVDSLETQIAALLKNKYTQFDLNNELILYGFKLLVQDLLALYNALNEGVITLLETFFELSHSNASRTLDLYKRFVDLTEHVVKYLKAGKSVGMKIPVIKHITTKLIRSLEEHLLEDERTHNTFSQSSSVLDGKSNTKASTNLSVNTGNSAAQTRLEQIREQKRILQQQLQTEQVVVSPTSPQDAVYNPFTTNIIDSITMNQTQVGAQNVTQPQQMVVQATSNPFINANAQSVPNQAYGTTMAPPPMQQNPQIQQQQPITPASMAWDSQFQPPQPQPQNLGHFPTGTSNLQQFATTPAFPSNQTGQPPQQQQPSYGTNYTGNNNAHPLMNNTNENVAPQPTGSNNPFSLNNITKESQQREQINPFSVSNFASTEKEMVHPQMPQVQQQQQQQQQQQQQHTAQSFNPFQLPQQAQQPSQGNTFSNNPMQQYQAQQPIQQHVQTPQLQHFETAPLQNQQQSGYMNSNSNSIPPTIPSNNMMQPQQLQPIQQPQNQPYNPFPQQPQPQQVQQLQGQYQYNINNQGPNLIDI; from the coding sequence ATGACGACGTATTTTAAACTAGTTAAGGGTGCAACCAAGATAAAATTAGCACCACCAAAgcaaaaatatattgatcCCATCCTATTAGGTACAGCAAATCCCAGTGAATTTAATGAGATTGTCAGAGCTTTGGGGACAAGAATATCCGATACTGCATGGACCATCGTTTATAAGTCAGTCATTGTCGTGCATTTGTTAATTAGAGAAGGTGATAGGAATGTGGCATTGGATTATTTCGCTGATGACTTGgaattctttaatttgaCTAGAAAAAACATCAATTCAGGAAATGcatcttcaaatgaggTTAGAGCTTTAGAAAGGTATAATAACTATTTGAAAGTTAGATGCCAAGAATATGGTAAGATTCGAAAGGATTATGTGCAAGAAGGTTATTCTTCTctaaaattgaataatgcCAGAGATACTAGAGCCATAAATAGAGCTATGGATCATGTAGATTCTTTGGAAACTCAAATTGCAGCtttgttgaagaataaatatacTCAATTCGATCTTAACAATGAATTAATACTTTATGGTTTCAAACTTTTAGTCCAGGATTTATTAGCCTTATACAACGCATTAAATGAGGGTGTTATCACATTATTGGAAACATTCTTTGAGTTATCTCATTCTAATGCAAGCAGAACCCTAGATCTTTATAAGAGATTTGTCGATCTGACTGAACATGTtgtgaaatatttaaaagCTGGGAAATCAGTAGGTATGAAGATTCCGGTTATCAAACATATAACTACTAAACTTATTAGATCTTTGGAGGAACatttattggaagatgaaagaaCTCATAATACTTTTAGCCAAAGTAGTAGCGTACTCGATGGAAAAAGTAATACCAAAGCTAGCACCAATCTATCAGTTAATACAGGAAATTCTGCAGCTCAGACAAGATTAGAACAAATTAGGGAACAAAAGAGAATCttacaacaacaattacaaaCTGAACAGGTTGTCGTTTCACCAACTTCTCCTCAAGATGCTGTATACAACCCATTCACAACAAATATCATCGATTCCATTACAATGAACCAAACGCAAGTAGGGGCACAGAATGTCAcacaaccacaacaaaTGGTTGTCCAAGCTACTAGTAACCCATTTATTAATGCTAATGCACAATCTGTACCAAATCAAGCATATGGAACAACTATGGCACCACCACCTATGCAGCAGAATCCACAAAtacagcaacagcaaccaATTACCCCAGCTTCAATGGCTTGGGATTCGCAATTCCAACCACCTCAACCTCAACCTCAAAATTTGGGCCACTTTCCAACTGGGACTTCAAATTTGCAACAATTTGCAACTACACCTGCTTTCCCCAGTAACCAAACAGGTCAaccaccacaacaacaacaaccatCATATGGTACCAACTATACgggtaataataatgcacatccattaatgaataatactaatgaaaatgttgCCCCACAACCAACGGGTTCAAATAatccattttctttaaataatattacaaaGGAATCACAACAACGTGAACAAATAAACCCATTTTCCGTTTCAAATTTTGCATCAacagaaaaggaaatggtTCACCCACAAATGCCACAAgttcaacaacaacaacaacaacaacaacaacaacaacaacaacatacTGCACAATCATTCAATCCATTCCAATTACCACAACAAGCACAGCAACCATCGCAAGGGAATACTTTCTCAAATAATCCTATGCAACAGTATCAAGCTCAACAACCCATACAGCAACATGTGCAAACACCACAATTGCAACATTTTGAAACGGCACCCTTACAAAACCAACAGCAAAGTGGGTACatgaattcaaattccaatAGCATTCCACCAACCATACCCTCAAACAACATGATGCAACCACAGCAATTACAACCAATACAGCAACCACAAAATCAACCATATAACCCCTTCCCACAGCAaccacaaccacaacaGGTACAACAATTACAAGGCCAGTAtcaatataatattaacAACCAGGGTCCAAATTTGATTGATATTTAA
- the PEX18 gene encoding Pex18p (ancestral locus Anc_5.86) yields the protein MATSCDVNGVTALLGKLDTKRNAESTLYPQQKHSSVNPYSNRQYKETLETKFYERTNVYDTFQPKPLPGATANIQDLQLEDAAVRPSVPLTAYPNQQWSDEFKRSSDTTENKVRFEDSKVNPIFNFTSRSYNETRKLFTMPYVQPRHPQDVLATDRDEIEVNEVFSKEFELLESEIFENQKLKLDAELLKEQHEFKEIATSIHQFTKENGLDQKEKFQNSKFLGLINQIKEGEVTIKKDENVLETTKDGNKVGNEYFPVEDEIN from the coding sequence ATGGCAACTAGTTGTGATGTAAATGGTGTAACAGCCCTACTCGGTAAATTAGATACCAAACGAAATGCAGAGAGTACTCTATACCCCCAACAAAAGCATTCATCTGTAAATCCTTACTCTAATCGACAATATAAAGAGACCCTGGAAACAAAATTTTATGAAAGAACAAATGTTTATGATACTTTTCAACCTAAGCCTTTACCAGGTGCAACTGCAAATATCCAAGATTTACAACTGGAAGATGCTGCTGTAAGGCCGTCAGTGCCATTAACGGCATACCCCAACCAACAATGGAGTGATGAATTTAAGAGAAGTTCGGACACTACAGAGAATAAAGTTCgatttgaagattcaaAGGTTAATcccatttttaattttaccAGCCGATCTTACAATGAAACTCGAAAATTATTCACAATGCCATATGTTCAACCCCGACACCCGCAGGATGTGTTGGCAACGGATAGGGACGAAATTGAGGTCAATGAAGTATTTAGTAAGGagtttgaattattagaaagtgaaatctttgaaaatcaGAAACTTAAACTAGACGCAGAGCTTCTTAAGGAACAGcatgaatttaaagaaattgcaACTTCCATACATCAATTTACTAAGGAGAATGGACTGGATCAAAAggaaaagtttcaaaattccaAGTTTTTGGGCTTAATTAACCAGATTAAAGAAGGAGAAGTTACTATTAaaaaggatgaaaatgtGTTAGAAACTACAAAAGACGGTAACAAGGTAGGTAATGAATATTTCCCCGTAGAGGATGAAATTAACTGA